In Parasegetibacter sp. NRK P23, a single genomic region encodes these proteins:
- a CDS encoding serine hydrolase: MSAIFRSICRLFSTTAVFMLLFQFAEAQSGFDEADALLEKNKKALGNNAVLMVWKEGKVVHQKAIGEYTAKTQVPVDGAGRWISATVIMKLVEEGKIELDAPIVQYLPIFSKYLKNYITVRHCLSNTTGTEGSSGLGLLKKKKYENLEAAVNAFAAREILQKPGEAFHYGDIGISIAARIAEVVTKKGFDRLVQEKITRPLKMRGTNFNNDTGGAIDPAEGAKSSPQDYINFLSMLMNEGKFEDKQILSKESVDELLKSQLGDAKIVYIPAAMRDFAYGFGCFVHERDNAGNGTIVSCPSFTGTWPWINREKKYACILIAKGGGLMEQKRDFFEQLRAAVESSL; the protein is encoded by the coding sequence ATGTCAGCAATCTTTCGTTCCATCTGCCGTTTATTCAGTACCACAGCGGTTTTCATGCTATTATTTCAGTTTGCGGAAGCGCAATCCGGTTTCGATGAAGCAGATGCCTTGCTGGAGAAGAATAAGAAAGCGTTGGGCAACAATGCCGTGCTGATGGTATGGAAAGAAGGAAAGGTGGTGCACCAGAAAGCGATCGGCGAATACACGGCTAAAACGCAGGTTCCTGTTGATGGTGCGGGAAGATGGATCAGCGCCACCGTTATTATGAAACTGGTAGAAGAAGGTAAGATTGAACTCGACGCACCCATTGTGCAGTATCTTCCCATATTCAGCAAATACCTTAAGAATTATATCACGGTGCGCCATTGTCTGAGCAACACAACCGGCACAGAAGGATCTTCAGGACTTGGATTGCTGAAAAAGAAAAAGTATGAAAACCTGGAAGCCGCCGTAAATGCTTTCGCGGCACGGGAAATTTTACAGAAACCCGGTGAAGCCTTCCATTACGGTGATATCGGGATAAGCATCGCTGCAAGGATAGCCGAAGTGGTCACCAAAAAAGGTTTCGACCGGCTGGTACAGGAAAAGATCACGCGGCCACTCAAAATGCGCGGCACCAACTTCAACAATGATACAGGTGGCGCCATTGATCCGGCGGAAGGGGCAAAGTCTTCACCTCAGGATTACATCAACTTCCTGTCGATGCTGATGAACGAAGGAAAGTTTGAAGACAAACAAATCCTCAGCAAGGAATCTGTTGATGAACTGCTGAAGTCACAACTCGGAGATGCGAAGATCGTGTATATTCCCGCGGCCATGCGCGATTTTGCTTATGGATTCGGCTGTTTCGTGCATGAACGCGACAACGCGGGCAATGGCACCATTGTAAGTTGCCCTTCCTTTACCGGCACCTGGCCCTGGATAAACCGTGAAAAAAAATATGCGTGCATACTCATCGCAAAGGGCGGTGGATTGATGGAGCAGAAACGTGACTTCTTCGAACAACTGCGGGCCGCGGTGGAAAGTAGTCTTTAG
- the clpB gene encoding ATP-dependent chaperone ClpB, giving the protein MNLNNFTIKAQEILQKAQQLAFGYGNVNIETDHLLLALLKEEDSPVEYLLKKNNVNTTFVATKLEEAVNKLPKASGTDPAQSISRDANNVLLRAGTVLKTFGDEFVSPEHILLALVQGNDNTSKLLKDAGLTEKGLIAAIKDLKKGDTVQSATQTTQFNALNKYARNLNEMARQGKLDPVIGRDEEIRRTLHILSRRSKNNPILVGEPGVGKTAIAEGLAMRIMNGDVPENLKSKIIFALDMGQLIAGAKYKGEFEERLKGVVKEVSTSEGEIILFIDEIHTLVGAGGGDGAMDAANILKPALARGELRAIGATTLNEYQKYFEKDKALERRFQKVMIEEPGVEDAISILRGIKDKYETHHHVRIKDEAIIAAVELSHRYITDRFLPDKAIDLIDESAAKLRLEMNSMPEELDKLERQIRQLEIEREAIKRENDEDKLKELAVEIGNLSVERDTLKAKWQQEKELVEKVQNGKAEIEQLKLAAEKAEREGDYGKVAEIRYGKIKEKEKDIEETSKELSAISENSRLMKEEVDAEDIAENVAKATGIPVSKMMQSEREKLLHLEEELHKRVVGQEEAITAVADAIRRSRAGLQDPRKPIGSFIFLGTTGVGKTELAKALAEYLFDDEQMMTRIDMSEYQEKHTVSRLVGAPPGYVGYDEGGQLTEAVRRKPYSVVLLDEIEKAHPDVWNVLLQVLDDGRLTDNKGRVVNFRNTIIIMTTNMGSHLIQEAFEHITEENHEEVVDKTKNDVMGLLKQTVRPEFLNRVDEIIMFQPLLKKQIRGVIRIQLNQLQDLVAQSGIQLSFSDYLVDFLSENGFDPQYGARPLKRLIQKEIVNTLSKKILAGEVDKTKPVLVDVFDNVVVFRNE; this is encoded by the coding sequence ATGAACCTCAACAATTTTACCATCAAGGCACAGGAAATACTCCAGAAAGCGCAGCAACTCGCATTCGGGTACGGCAATGTGAACATTGAAACCGACCACTTGTTGCTGGCTTTGTTGAAAGAGGAGGATTCGCCTGTAGAATACTTATTGAAAAAGAACAACGTGAACACCACGTTTGTTGCCACTAAACTGGAAGAAGCCGTCAACAAATTACCGAAGGCCTCCGGCACTGATCCTGCACAAAGTATTAGTCGTGACGCGAACAATGTGTTATTACGTGCCGGTACCGTGCTGAAAACATTTGGTGATGAATTCGTGAGCCCGGAGCACATCCTGCTCGCGTTGGTGCAAGGCAACGACAATACCTCCAAATTGCTGAAAGATGCGGGCCTGACGGAAAAAGGACTTATTGCCGCCATCAAGGACCTCAAAAAAGGAGATACGGTACAGTCCGCTACCCAAACCACACAATTCAACGCCCTGAACAAATACGCGCGCAACCTCAACGAGATGGCGCGCCAGGGCAAGCTGGACCCGGTGATCGGCAGGGATGAAGAGATTCGCAGAACACTGCATATTCTTTCCCGCAGGTCTAAGAATAATCCAATACTGGTAGGTGAGCCCGGTGTGGGTAAGACTGCCATCGCGGAAGGACTTGCCATGCGTATCATGAATGGCGATGTGCCGGAGAACCTGAAATCGAAAATAATCTTCGCGCTGGATATGGGGCAACTCATTGCGGGCGCTAAATATAAAGGTGAGTTTGAAGAGCGGTTGAAAGGAGTGGTGAAGGAAGTGAGTACCAGTGAGGGTGAGATCATTCTTTTCATTGATGAAATTCATACCCTGGTAGGTGCAGGTGGGGGAGATGGCGCTATGGACGCTGCCAATATCCTGAAACCTGCGCTTGCCCGGGGTGAATTGAGGGCGATAGGTGCCACCACCCTGAACGAATACCAGAAATATTTTGAGAAAGATAAAGCCCTGGAACGCCGTTTCCAGAAAGTGATGATTGAAGAGCCCGGGGTGGAAGACGCCATCTCTATTCTGCGCGGCATCAAGGACAAATATGAAACGCACCACCATGTGCGCATCAAAGACGAAGCTATCATCGCCGCGGTGGAACTTTCACACCGGTACATTACCGATCGTTTTCTTCCCGACAAGGCGATTGACCTGATCGATGAAAGCGCCGCGAAACTTCGCCTGGAAATGAATTCGATGCCAGAAGAATTGGATAAGCTGGAAAGGCAGATTCGTCAACTGGAGATTGAAAGAGAAGCCATCAAGCGGGAAAATGATGAAGATAAACTGAAAGAACTCGCCGTAGAGATCGGTAACCTTTCCGTTGAACGGGATACGCTGAAAGCCAAATGGCAACAGGAAAAAGAACTGGTGGAGAAAGTGCAGAACGGAAAAGCGGAGATTGAGCAACTGAAACTTGCCGCGGAGAAAGCCGAACGGGAAGGCGATTATGGAAAAGTGGCCGAGATCCGATACGGAAAGATAAAAGAGAAAGAAAAGGATATTGAAGAAACCTCGAAAGAACTTTCCGCGATCAGCGAAAATTCCCGTCTGATGAAAGAAGAAGTGGATGCGGAAGATATCGCGGAGAATGTGGCCAAGGCAACCGGAATTCCTGTTTCCAAAATGATGCAGAGCGAGCGCGAGAAATTGCTTCACCTGGAAGAAGAACTGCATAAAAGAGTGGTTGGGCAGGAAGAAGCGATCACCGCCGTTGCGGATGCCATCAGGAGAAGTCGTGCCGGATTGCAGGACCCGCGCAAACCGATCGGTTCATTCATCTTCCTCGGCACAACCGGTGTAGGTAAAACCGAACTGGCCAAAGCCCTGGCGGAATACCTCTTCGACGATGAGCAGATGATGACCCGTATCGACATGAGTGAATACCAGGAAAAACATACCGTGAGCCGCCTCGTGGGCGCACCTCCGGGATACGTGGGTTACGATGAAGGTGGGCAACTCACAGAAGCCGTGCGCAGGAAACCCTACAGTGTGGTATTGCTGGACGAAATTGAAAAAGCGCACCCCGATGTATGGAACGTATTGCTACAGGTGCTGGATGATGGTCGCTTAACAGACAACAAAGGACGTGTGGTGAATTTCAGGAACACGATCATCATCATGACCACCAACATGGGTAGTCACCTCATCCAGGAAGCGTTTGAACACATTACGGAAGAGAACCATGAAGAGGTGGTGGATAAAACGAAGAACGACGTGATGGGCCTGCTGAAGCAAACTGTCCGTCCGGAGTTCCTCAACCGTGTGGACGAGATCATTATGTTCCAGCCGTTACTGAAGAAACAGATCCGCGGCGTGATACGCATCCAGCTCAACCAGTTGCAGGACCTCGTGGCGCAAAGTGGTATCCAGCTTTCATTCAGCGATTACCTGGTGGATTTTCTTTCCGAAAACGGATTCGATCCGCAATACGGCGCGCGTCCTTTGAAGCGACTGATCCAGAAGGAAATCGTGAACACGCTGAGCAAGAAGATCCTGGCAGGCGAAGTGGATAAAACGAAACCGGTATTGGTAGATGTGTTTGATAACGTGGTAGTGTTCCGGAATGAGTAG
- a CDS encoding glucosidase → MDDLANAEKQRLKEHYSNARNWLQWGPYLSERQWSTVREDYSTTGDAWGFCHHSIAHKYTYRWGEDGLGGFSDDQQLLCFAPAIWNGKDAVLKERLFGLTGPEGNHGEDVKELYYYLDNTPSHSYMRFLYKYPLKPFPYDQLYRENSHRGRRDPEIELHELGVFDKDEYIDMEVEYAKFNPDNIAIRIRLTNRHNRKANVHLIPQVWFRNTWQADASAEKPTIKAVSDQIAQLYHPDLGHWRFYSPVAGNQLFCENETDPATLNKEPSPGCCYKDGIQRFLIQQDTTAVNDEKKGTKMGIWYPVTIPGRSYKEFYFQLTKGEICRTQDQFIALFNQRKNEADVFYEGLQQSLKSIDDKRIHRQALAGLLWSKQFYHYDIAQWMNGPKPGSGEMYHRHPKSRNHDWPHLYNGHIISMPDKWEYPWYAAWDLAFHCIPLAMVDAAFAKEQLLLLTRESYMHPNGQLPAYEWNFSDVNPPVHAWAAMRVFKLEYVYNGSQDYVFLEKIFHKLCMNFNWWVNRKDSQNKNIFQGGFLGLDNIGLFDRSAVLSSGGQLQQSDATGWMAMYCLNMLQISLELGNHNPVYFDMSIKFFEHFLYIADAMAHIGDRQNLWDPEDKFYYDALLMPDGNQIKLKVRSMVGLIPLFAVEVFEDKYFERFPAFEERVEWLVKHRPELGRLISEWRKQGRGGKHLVSLVWGDQLKSILKRMLDENEFLSEFGIRALSRIYEKDPYRLQVNGVDYSVQYTPAESDSDMFGGNSNWRGPIWFPVNFLLIESLQRFHLYYGDDFTVEFPTGSGEYMHLGKVAERIANRLINIFRKDDKGKRPVFGDAQKFQQDPHFRDYILFYEYFHGDNGRGAGASHQTGWTALVARLLERFS, encoded by the coding sequence ATGGATGATTTGGCGAATGCAGAAAAACAACGACTAAAGGAACATTACTCCAATGCGCGCAACTGGCTCCAATGGGGGCCCTACCTTTCTGAAAGGCAATGGAGTACCGTGCGGGAAGATTACAGTACCACGGGTGACGCGTGGGGGTTCTGTCACCACAGTATCGCCCACAAATACACCTACCGATGGGGAGAAGACGGATTGGGTGGTTTTAGTGATGACCAGCAACTGTTGTGCTTTGCACCCGCCATCTGGAACGGCAAAGATGCTGTTCTGAAAGAAAGGCTTTTTGGCCTTACCGGACCGGAGGGCAATCACGGGGAAGATGTAAAAGAATTGTATTATTACCTCGATAATACGCCTTCCCACTCCTACATGCGCTTCCTCTACAAATATCCACTGAAGCCATTCCCTTACGACCAGCTTTACCGGGAAAACAGCCACCGCGGTCGTCGCGATCCCGAAATAGAATTGCATGAACTGGGTGTATTTGATAAAGACGAATACATTGACATGGAGGTGGAATACGCCAAGTTCAACCCCGACAACATAGCCATCCGCATCAGGCTCACCAACCGCCACAACAGGAAAGCGAATGTTCACCTTATCCCCCAGGTTTGGTTCAGGAACACCTGGCAGGCAGATGCTTCCGCTGAAAAGCCTACCATCAAAGCCGTCTCAGACCAGATCGCCCAGTTGTACCATCCCGATTTGGGGCATTGGCGCTTCTACTCCCCTGTTGCCGGCAACCAGCTTTTTTGTGAGAACGAAACCGATCCCGCCACGCTGAATAAAGAACCAAGTCCAGGCTGCTGCTATAAAGACGGCATTCAGCGGTTCCTCATACAACAGGATACTACCGCCGTGAATGATGAGAAGAAGGGGACGAAAATGGGAATATGGTATCCCGTTACCATTCCCGGAAGAAGTTATAAGGAGTTTTACTTTCAACTTACGAAAGGAGAAATTTGCCGCACCCAGGACCAGTTCATCGCGCTTTTCAACCAACGGAAAAATGAAGCGGATGTTTTTTATGAAGGGCTTCAGCAATCCCTGAAATCCATCGACGATAAACGCATCCATCGCCAGGCACTGGCTGGCCTCCTCTGGAGCAAACAGTTCTACCATTACGATATCGCGCAATGGATGAACGGCCCCAAACCCGGTTCCGGAGAAATGTACCACCGGCACCCGAAAAGCAGGAACCACGACTGGCCGCATCTGTACAACGGCCATATTATTTCGATGCCCGACAAATGGGAATATCCCTGGTACGCGGCATGGGACCTCGCGTTTCACTGTATCCCGCTTGCAATGGTGGACGCGGCTTTCGCGAAAGAACAACTGCTGCTGCTTACCCGAGAATCGTACATGCACCCCAATGGACAGTTGCCCGCATACGAATGGAATTTCAGCGATGTAAATCCGCCGGTCCATGCCTGGGCGGCCATGCGCGTGTTTAAGTTGGAGTATGTATACAATGGTTCGCAGGACTATGTGTTCCTCGAAAAGATTTTCCATAAACTCTGCATGAATTTCAACTGGTGGGTGAACCGTAAAGACTCGCAGAATAAAAACATCTTTCAGGGCGGATTCCTTGGCCTTGATAATATCGGTTTATTCGACCGCAGCGCGGTGCTTTCCAGTGGCGGACAACTCCAACAAAGTGATGCCACCGGATGGATGGCCATGTACTGCCTGAACATGCTGCAGATATCGCTGGAACTGGGCAACCATAACCCGGTGTACTTCGATATGTCCATTAAATTCTTTGAACATTTCCTTTATATTGCCGATGCCATGGCGCATATCGGTGACCGGCAGAACCTCTGGGACCCGGAAGACAAATTCTATTACGACGCGCTCTTAATGCCCGATGGCAACCAGATCAAACTAAAGGTTCGATCTATGGTAGGCTTGATTCCACTTTTTGCGGTTGAAGTTTTTGAAGATAAATATTTTGAAAGATTCCCGGCCTTTGAGGAACGGGTGGAATGGCTGGTAAAACACAGGCCTGAACTCGGCAGACTGATCAGCGAGTGGAGAAAACAAGGTCGTGGCGGTAAACACCTCGTTTCCCTGGTGTGGGGCGACCAACTGAAGAGCATCCTCAAACGAATGCTGGATGAAAATGAATTCCTCTCTGAATTTGGGATTCGTGCCTTGTCCAGGATTTACGAAAAAGATCCCTATCGCTTGCAAGTGAATGGCGTTGATTACAGCGTACAATACACCCCTGCCGAAAGTGATTCCGACATGTTCGGGGGTAACAGCAACTGGCGCGGCCCGATCTGGTTCCCGGTGAATTTCCTGCTGATTGAAAGCCTGCAACGCTTTCACCTTTATTACGGAGATGACTTTACCGTAGAGTTCCCAACCGGTTCGGGTGAATACATGCACCTTGGGAAAGTGGCCGAACGTATCGCCAACCGCCTCATCAATATCTTCCGGAAAGACGATAAGGGGAAAAGACCGGTTTTCGGCGATGCGCAAAAATTCCAGCAGGACCCGCATTTCCGGGATTACATTCTTTTTTACGAATATTTCCACGGTGATAATGGCCGCGGTGCAGGAGCCAGTCACCAAACAGGATGGACAGCACTGGTGGCGCGGTTGCTGGAGCGGTTTTCGTGA
- a CDS encoding DUF4260 domain-containing protein, translating into MKTWLNTEELGTMLLCLAGIWYMNTGIAWYWWLLLFFSPDISMLGYLGGNKIGAFMYNLFHHKGVACVLIGAGIGLEKDIVVITGLLLIAHSAFDRMMGYGLKMNEGFKHTHLGILPGGNKKRAV; encoded by the coding sequence ATGAAGACCTGGCTCAATACAGAAGAATTAGGTACAATGTTGCTATGCCTTGCTGGAATCTGGTACATGAATACAGGCATAGCCTGGTATTGGTGGCTATTACTTTTCTTCTCCCCCGACATCAGTATGCTGGGGTACCTGGGAGGAAATAAAATCGGAGCGTTTATGTATAACCTGTTTCACCACAAGGGCGTGGCCTGTGTTTTGATTGGCGCAGGAATAGGACTGGAGAAAGATATTGTCGTTATAACCGGACTTTTACTGATCGCACACAGCGCTTTCGACAGAATGATGGGGTATGGCCTGAAAATGAACGAAGGGTTCAAGCATACCCATCTTGGCATATTGCCCGGAGGGAATAAAAAGAGGGCAGTGTAG